The Miscanthus floridulus cultivar M001 chromosome 7, ASM1932011v1, whole genome shotgun sequence genome includes a region encoding these proteins:
- the LOC136463573 gene encoding protein AUXIN-REGULATED GENE INVOLVED IN ORGAN SIZE-like, whose amino-acid sequence MPSSQTSPPVGRPTARGWHKHDDPSTPRGFCAKYFSVESCLLLALVTVLLLVLPLVLPPLPPPPLAVLLVPVAMLAVLLVLALMPAVGGTRNEVVDAASYL is encoded by the coding sequence ATGCCGTCGTCGCAGACATCGCCGCCGGTCGGGAGGCCGACTGCTCGCGGCTGGCACAAGCACGATGACCCAAGCACGCCGAGGGGCTTCTGCGCCAAGTACTTCTCCGTGGAGTCGTGCCTCCTGCTCGCCCTCGTCAccgtgctgctgctggtgctccCGCTCGTCCTGCCACCGCTCCCGCCGCCTCCGTTGGCGGTGCTGCTCGTGCCGGTCGCGATGCTGGCGGTGCTGCTGGTGCTCGCGCTCATGCCGGCGGTGGGAGGGACCCGGAACGAGGTCGTGGACGCGGCATCGTACTTGTAG
- the LOC136467160 gene encoding ankyrin repeat protein SKIP35-like, which translates to MVEQGKPRSIGAKAKKSPFVEVEVDEIGQASGVVFARESALAPKNDRGCSVSHSHGDDETQESDGCVQSQGLDEHGWVDFGHSLQLVLFSRQWSLAESLVDLADQQSMLDYGLSIALDAIWFLRTKRDLEGLNSLIAKIVASGAKDFARAILRTSLLASCVAACQSKAITVGDSKEIVAERLHERLRDCPGAEHLKIEAGAKVQKFMEWALQCIHMHHCSEDTHRYRWNCNTLQEVQFHLSAFRTFLDIAGDNLSGKIFTEAFDAVCFPLTLFSSLFEPGWSSGSSAVSIKGLLSLLVEGGADNVNQCFLEAARFGSTELVRILLEVAYQNSLAVDTELALVYASHYCKFSTMECLVDEGNVSSFLSPLIKAAERGCLQVVHWFVSRGISDIEMCLALTTAASSGHFMVASYLLAHIPQQILEALSTQILKAARGQGSRSLDGVTFLLRSNFLRDAAATYEAADIIATGGTDGEPPDLVAFLKEHWSQGAFAEGVSTGEMHFVNVMRVLRRGASPIFLEDLPSEMVLGITYLPLYRECVSAGGQLLPQRLRGELLEAVHRLGEPAGTESQGKDLVGALERHMPSFLVGS; encoded by the exons ATGGTTGAGCAAGGCAAACCACGAAGCATCGGGGCGAAGGCGAAGAAATCGCCGTTCGTGGAGGTAGAGGTTGACGAGATTGGCCAGGCTAGTGGGGTGGTGTTTGCAAGGGAATCAGCGCTGGCGCCTAAGAACGACCGAGGATGCAGCGTCAGCCATAGTCATGGGGACGACGAAACACAGGAATCGGATGGGTGCGTGCAAAGCCAGGGGCTAGACGAGCATGGGTGGGTGGACTTCGGTCACTCCCTGCAGCTGGTGCTGTTCTCGCGGCAGTGGAGCCTTGCTGAAAGTCTTGTTGATCTAGCAGATCAGCAGTCGATGCTGGATTATGGCCTGTCGATTGCCCTTgatgccatatggttcttgcgGACGAAACGGGATCTTGAGGGGCTCAACAGTCTGATAGCGAAGATTGTGGCCTCAGGGGCAAAGGATTTTGCCAGAGCAATCCTCAGGACGTCGCTGCTTGCATCATGTGTTGCAGCCTGCCAAAGCAAGGCTATCACTGTGGGTGATAGCAAGGAGATCGTCGCAGAGAG ATTGCATGAACGTCTGCGAGATTGTCCTGGTGCCGAGCATCTAAAAATAGAGGCAGGCGCCAAGGTGCAGAAGTTTATGGAATGGGCTTTACAGTGTATTCATATGCACCATTGTTCTGAAGACACACATAGGTACAGATGGAACTGCAATACTCTCCAAGAGGTACAGTTTCATTTATCAGCATTTAGAACCTTCTTGGACATAGCTGGTGACAACTTAAGTGGCAAGATTTTCACTGAGGCATTTGATGCGGTCTGCTTCCCCCTTACACTCTTCTCAAGTTTATTTGAACCTGGATGGTCTTCTGGGAGTTCAGCAGTCTCCATTAAGGGCCTTTTATCATTGCTGGTGGAAGGAGGCGCTGACAATGTAAATCAGTGTTTCCTTGAAGCAGCACGCTTTGGAAGTACTGAACTTGTACGCATTCTGCTGGAG GTTGCATATCAGAATAGCTTGGCTGTGGACACCGAGCTGGCTCTAGTGTATGCTTCTCATTACTGCAAGTTTAGCACAATGGAATGCCTAGTTGATGAAGGGAACGTGAGTTCTTTCCTTAGCCCTCTGATAAAAGCTGCAGAGCGTGGGTGCTTGCAGGTTGTCCACTGGTTCGTCAGTCGAGGCATCTCTGACATTGAGATGTGCCTTGCCCTGACGACTGCTGCCTCCAGTGGCCATTTCATGGTCGCCTCGTACCTGCTTGCACATATCCCCCAGCAAATCCTTGAAGCTCTCAGCACACAGATCCTCAAAGCTGCAAGGGGCCAGGGCAGCAGGTCGCTTGATGGTGTCACCTTCCTTCTGAGATCCAACTTCCTAAGAGACGCAGCTGCAACATACGAGGCCGCAGACATCATTGCAACCGGGGGCACCGACGGCGAGCCCCCAGACCTGGTTGCCTTCCTGAAAGAACACTGGTCCCAGGGTGCGTTTGCTGAAGGGGTGAGCACCGGCGAAATGCACTTCGTGAATGTCATGAGGGTCCTCAGGAGAGGTGCGTCCCCGATCTTCCTGGAGGACCTCCCGTCTGAGATGGTGCTTGGCATCACGTACCTGCCACTGTACCGTGAGTGTGTGAGCGCGGGTGGGCAGCTGCTACCCCAAAGGCTGAGGGGGGAGCTGCTGGAGGCGGTGCACCGGCTCGGTGAGCCTGCTGGCACGGAGAGCCAGGGGAAGGACCTCGTGGGGGCACTAGAGCGTCACATGCCGTCGTTCTTGGTTGGATCTTGA